Within the Thermoleophilaceae bacterium genome, the region GCGGTCGCAGATCTCGCGCACGCGCTGGAAGTAGCCCTCCGGCGGGGTGAAGCAGCCGCCCGAGTTCTGCACCGGCTCGAGCACGACGCAGGCCACGGTCTCCGGGCCCTCGAACAGGATGCGTTCCTCGATGGCGTCGGCCGCCCAGAGCGGGTCGCGGCCGGGCGGCAGCCGGTAGCCGTTGGTGTTGGGCACGTGGCAGCCGCCGGGCACGAGCGGCTCGAAGGGCGTGCGCAGCGGCGTGATGCCCGTGACGGTGAGGGCGCCCATCGACGTGCCGTGGTACGCCGTGGCACGCGACACGATCTTCGTTCGCGTGGGCTCGCCGTTGAGCTTGTGGAAGGCGCGCGCCAGCTTCACCGCCGACTCCACGGCCTCGGAGCCTCCCGACGTGAAGAACACCCGGTTGAGGTCACCGGGGGTCAGCTCGGCGATCTTGGCCGCCAGCTCGATGGCACGCGGGTGGGCGAAGCTCCAGTTGGTGTAGAAGCCCAGCTCGGCGGCCTGCTTGGCGCCGGCCTCCGCCAGCTCGGCGCGGCCGTGGCCGGCGTTCACGCAGAAGAGGGCGGAGAGGGCGTCGAGGTAGCGGTTGCCGTGCTCGTCCCAGACGTAGCAGCCCTCGCCGCGCACGATGATCGGGATCTCGTGGCCTGGCGAGTAGGAGCCCATGCGCGTGAAGTGCATCCACAGGTGGCGCCGGGCCAGCTCCTGGAGGTCCGTCTGCGCCCGGGCATCCGGGGGCGTCGCGGTCTGCGGCGTGGTCGCCATCCTGCCGTCTCCTCTCCTCGACGTTCCGTCCAACGCTACTGCGGCATCGGACAGCTCACAAGGAGAGAAACGGCGAAACCACGAGCAGCCGGTTGTCCATTTCGGACAACAACAGCGGTGAAGGGGGTAAGGGGATGTCCTGCAACGGAACTCGACCGAAGGTCCCGGGGCAGGACATCCCCTTACCCCCAGGCACGGCAGAAAGCCCCTCAGTCGCCCGGCGCGTCCCGCGAAAGATGCTCCTCCAGCAGCGTGGGGATGTCGCGCGTGCGCTCCGCCACC harbors:
- a CDS encoding aspartate aminotransferase family protein, with protein sequence MATTPQTATPPDARAQTDLQELARRHLWMHFTRMGSYSPGHEIPIIVRGEGCYVWDEHGNRYLDALSALFCVNAGHGRAELAEAGAKQAAELGFYTNWSFAHPRAIELAAKIAELTPGDLNRVFFTSGGSEAVESAVKLARAFHKLNGEPTRTKIVSRATAYHGTSMGALTVTGITPLRTPFEPLVPGGCHVPNTNGYRLPPGRDPLWAADAIEERILFEGPETVACVVLEPVQNSGGCFTPPEGYFQRVREICDRHGVLLVSDEVICSWGRLGHWFGCERYGYQPDMITTAKGITSAYAPMGAVIASDRVFAPFAEDRQMFVHGFTFGGHPVSSAVALANIELFEREDLNGHVRAKEGEFRGMLEGLRDLPMVGDVRGAGYFHAIELVKDSETKESFSDEESEQLLRGFLSVELFKRGLICRADDRGEPVIQFSPPLTADTEEFRFIDTVLREVLTEAWERVVRH